DNA sequence from the Hyalangium ruber genome:
GCGTCGATGCAGGGGGCCAGTGCAGCACTGATTCAGCACGTCAGCCGGATCCTCATTGACGAGCCCATTCGCTCAGAGGCGGAGGTGGAGGGCCTTTCGCGCAGCGGCTTGCAATCGGACATCCTACGGAACCGGTTGCACCGGCTCGGCGACGCGGGATTGGAGCGAATCAATCGCACTCTCCGTGCCTTGGCGAACGCGGAGATCGTAAGGCCCCCGGCCCTCGGTGAAGCGACACCGTTCCTGCCCTTGGCCGTCCACTTCCGTCGAGACGGGAGCACTCACGAACTGGGTGCCGGAAATCATGCGCTGATCAGCATGGTGTCCCTGCTGGTGGAGATGGAGACTTTCCTGTCTCGGCCCTCTGCAACCGGAGAAAAGCTCCTCCTCCTTGACGAGCCTGAACTGCACCTCCATCCCAGAAACCAAAGAGCCCTGGCGGCACATCTCTCGGATCGAGCCCGGGAGAAAGGTGCTCAAATCGTTTTTGTGACCCACTCCGTGGACATTGCCAGCGAGGTGTCCTGGCGTGCGGATACTGCGGTACTCACGTTCGAACGTCCCTTCAGCAAGCCGCGCCGCCTGGACTCACAGCATGAACTGCTGCGCGCCCTCTCCGACACGCATGACCTCATGCAGTTCGCCTCAATCAACTTCCTGGGCTCCCGCCGTGTGTTGTTCTGTGAAGGAAAGAGCGACAAGGCGATTCTGCAAAGGTGCGCTCTGGCGCACTTCCACTCAGCGCCCGCACGTCATGGGCGTTTCGAAAGATGGATGATCATCCCGCTACAGGGCGTGGCGAACACGCCTACCACTCAACTTGTGGAACGACTGGTTTCTTCTTCGCTGCTACCAACACTCGGGCCTTCGGAGGCCCTCGTGGTGGTGGATGTCAAGGATCGCGACTACGAGCGCCAGCCTGGAAGAAGCATGCACACCGGGAATCAAGTGGAACGGGTCGAACAGGTGTGGCATCGCCACAGCATTGAATCCTTGTTTATCGACGTGCCGGTCCTTTCCTCTATCTTCAGAGCGCTGCTCGGCGACGCAACCCCTTCGGATCTCGAAGGGCTGATTCGAGATGCGATCACCGCAGCAGATCGTGATGTTACGCTGAACGAGGCTACGGAGGACGAGTTTGCTGAGGTGTACCGCCGTACCCGGAAGTACTATGGAAAGGCTGCGCAACAAGAGGCGCGGCAAGCCGTGCGGGCGAATCCCGAGATTTGGCAAAGGGGAAAGGACCGCGCCAACTTCGTGCTCCGCCACATCGGGTCCCACCTGCCGACCAAGCAGCACAACATCGGAGCGAACGTCTC
Encoded proteins:
- a CDS encoding ATP-dependent nuclease is translated as MLTRLELSNYRGFRSLQLELAPLTVIIGRNGYGKSTLLEASLFLMAALDDSRRRGGTYATPSSAEASPGVLESAVPNVQAILTREGPSIAPEFSVAADFDRATLGHVRLLARPSANGSLTVHLDSGPVPDSPPASMQGASAALIQHVSRILIDEPIRSEAEVEGLSRSGLQSDILRNRLHRLGDAGLERINRTLRALANAEIVRPPALGEATPFLPLAVHFRRDGSTHELGAGNHALISMVSLLVEMETFLSRPSATGEKLLLLDEPELHLHPRNQRALAAHLSDRAREKGAQIVFVTHSVDIASEVSWRADTAVLTFERPFSKPRRLDSQHELLRALSDTHDLMQFASINFLGSRRVLFCEGKSDKAILQRCALAHFHSAPARHGRFERWMIIPLQGVANTPTTQLVERLVSSSLLPTLGPSEALVVVDVKDRDYERQPGRSMHTGNQVERVEQVWHRHSIESLFIDVPVLSSIFRALLGDATPSDLEGLIRDAITAADRDVTLNEATEDEFAEVYRRTRKYYGKAAQQEARQAVRANPEIWQRGKDRANFVLRHIGSHLPTKQHNIGANVSKLLDAIPRESFQKIVLPVEIVEFLDFLADRA